The nucleotide window GATGTGGCGTGCGTCTCACTCGGACGAGGGTCCGGGGACGCGGGCGGCGGGCCGCGACAACCAGTACCGTGACCAGAATCGTCGAACGGCTGGACCGGCCCGACCTCGCCGCGCGAGATCCGAAGGAGATCTTCGCGCGGCTCTTCGACGAGTACGCCCCTCCCCTGCGCGGCTACCTCGCGGGCCGGGTGGGCGTGCACGTCGCCGACGACCTCGTGGCGGAGACCTTCGTCGTCGCGCTGCGAAGACGGGCGAGCTACGACCCGCGGAAGGCGCCGATCCGCGGCTGGCTCTACGGCATCGCCACCAACCTGCTGCGCAACCACGTGCGCCAGGAGGTCCGCGGCTTCCGGCTGACCGCGAAGGCCGGGGCCGAAGACCGGCCCGCCGAAAACCACGACACGACGGTCGCCGGCCGGGTCGACGCGGCGGCGCGGCTGCGCGTGCTCGCCGGCGAACTCGCCGCACTGTCCGAACAGGACCGCGACGTCCTGCTGCTCACGTCCTGGGCCGGTCTCGAACCGGCCGAAGTCGCCGAGGCGC belongs to Amycolatopsis tolypomycina and includes:
- a CDS encoding RNA polymerase sigma factor; this encodes MTRIVERLDRPDLAARDPKEIFARLFDEYAPPLRGYLAGRVGVHVADDLVAETFVVALRRRASYDPRKAPIRGWLYGIATNLLRNHVRQEVRGFRLTAKAGAEDRPAENHDTTVAGRVDAAARLRVLAGELAALSEQDRDVLLLTSWAGLEPAEVAEALGVPASTVRSRLHRVRHRLQARLVPTEENQS